The stretch of DNA ACGCGCAGTTCGTGGGCCGTGACGGCGGCTATGCGCAGATCCGCCTGTCCTCGGGCGAGCTGCGGATGGTCCGCCAGGAATGCATGGCGACCGTTGGTGCCGTGTCGAACCCCGACCACTCCAACCAGAATATCGGCAAGGCCGGCCGCAACCGTCACCTGGGCAAGCGTCCCAGCGTGCGCGGTGTCGTGATGAACCCGATCGATCACCCGCATGGTGGCGGCGAGGGCCGGACCTCGGGCGGCCGTCATCCGGTTACGCCCTGGGGCAAGCCGACCAAGGGTGCCAAGACGCGCACCAACAAGGCGACCGACAAGTTCATCATCCGGTCGCGCCACGCGCGGAAGAAGGGGCGCTAACTCATGGCACGTTCTGTTTGGAAGGGCCCGTTCGTCGATTCCTACGTCCTGAAGAAGGCCGAGAAGGCACGGGAATCGGGCCGTAACGAAGTCATCAAGATCTGGTCGCGTCGCTCGACGATCCTGCCCCAGTTCGTGGGCCTGACGTTCGGCGTCTACAACGGTCAGAAGCATATCCCGGTGTCCGTCACCGAGGACATGATCGGCCAGAAATTCGGCGAGTACTCGCCCACCCGCACCTATTACGGGCACGCGGCGGACAAGAAAGCGAAGCGGAAGTAAGCCATGGGCAAGGAAAAGAACCCCCGCCGCGTGGCGGACAACGAGGCGATGGCCGTCAGCCGGATGCTGCGGACGTCGCCCCAGAAGCTGAACCTGGTCGCGGCGATGATCCGGGGCAAGCCGGTTGCAAAGGCGCTGAACGATCTGACCTTCTCGAAGAAGCGCATCGCGGAGGATGTGAAGAAGACCCTTCAGTCCGCGATCGCCAACGCCGAGAACAACCACAACCTCGATGTGGACGAGTTGGTCGTCGCCGAGGCCTTTGTCGGCAAGAACCTGGTGATGAAGCGCGGCCGCCCGCGGGCGCGTGGTCGCTACGGCAAGATCCTGAAGCCGTTCAGCCAAGTCACGATCAAGGTGCGCCAAGTTGAGGAGCAAGCCTAATGGGACACAAGGTCAATCCGATCGGCCTGCGCCTTCAGGTCAACCGCACCTGGGATAGCCGCTGGTATGCCGACCAGAAGGAATACGGGCAGCTCCTGCACGAAGACCTGGCGATCCGTGCCTATATCCGCAAGAACGCAAGCCAGGCCGGCATCAGCCGTGTCGTGATCGAGCGTCCGCACAAGAAGTGCCGCGTGACCATTCACGCCGCGCGTCCGGGCGTCATCATCGGCAAGAAGGGCGCAGACATCGAGGCGCTGCGCAAGAAGCTTGCCGATTTCACGAAGTCGGAACTGCACCTCAACATCGTCGAGGTCCGCAAGCCCGAGATCGATGCGGCGCTGGTCGCCGAGAACATCGGTCAGCAGCTTGAGCGTCGCGTTTCCTTCCGTCGCGCCATGAAGCGTGCCGTGCAGAACGCCATGCGGATGGGCGCCCTGGGTATCCGGGTGAACGTCGCCGGCCGTCTGGGTGGTGCCGAGATCGCCCGTACCGAATGGTACCGCGAGGGCCGGGTGCCGCTGCACACGCTGCGCGCCGACATCGACTACGCCCATTACGAAGCCAAGACCGCCTATGGGATCATCGGCATCAAGGTCTGGATCTTCAAGGGCGAGATCATGGAGCACGACCCGCAGGCCCGCGACCGCCGTCAGTCGGAACTGCAGGAAGGCGGCGGTCGCCCCGCGCGCCGCTGAGGAGATTGAGAGATGCTTTCACCGAAGCGAACGAAATTCCGCAAGCAGCACAAGGGCCGCATTCATGGCGAGGCGAAGGGCGGGTTTGACCTGAACTTCGGCGCCTTCGGCCTGAAGGCGACCGAGCCCGAGCGGATCACCGCGCGGCAGATCGAGGCGGCCCGCCGCGCGATCACCCGCCACATGAAGCGCCAGGGCCGGGTCTGGATCCGGATCTTCCCGGACGTGCCCGTGTCGAAGAAGCCCACCGAAGTCCGCATGGGCAAGGGTAAGGGTTCGGTCGAATACTGGGCGGCCAAGGTCAAGCCGGGCCGCATCATGTTCGAACTGGACGGCGTCCCCGAGGACGTCGCGAAGGAAGCCCTGCGCCTTGCCGCGATGAAGCTGCCGATCAAGTGCCGCTTCGTCCAGCGCGAGGACTGGTAATACGGGGCGGCCGCAACGCCGCGCTGAGAGAGATCAGGAACCCCCGGCACCGACCGGGGGTTTCATTTTGAGGAAGGCGGCCTCCTTGTCGCGGGGATGCCCGGAAACCGTGGGTATCCGGAGCGCGGGGCAGAACGGGGCTTGCTTTATGGGGCTGGGCGGGTTAGGCAGCGCGCTCATTCATGAACTCCACCGGAATCATGGTGACCCGTCTTGGGGCCTGCCGGTGATGTCGAGAAGGAAAATTGGCTCATGGACGCCACCGAACTGCGTGGACAGACGCCCGATGAGCTGCGAAAGCAGCTTGAGTCGCTGAAGAAGGAGGCGTTCAACCTCCGTTTCCAGGCGGCCACCGGACAACTCGAGAACACCGCCCGCATGCGGGTCGTGCGCCGCAACGTGGCGCGCGTGAAGACCATTCTTAACGAAAAGGCGGCTGCCGCCGCCCAGGAGGCGTAAGACATGCCCAAGCGTATCCTTCAGGGCACCGTCACCTCCGACAAGAATGCCCAGACCGTGACCGTCAGCGTCGAGCGCCGGTTCACGCACCCGGTTCTGAAAAAGACGATCCGGAAGTCGAAGAAGTATCGTGCGCATGACGCAAACGATCAGTTCAAGGTGGGCGATGTCGTTCGAATTCGCGAATGCGCGCCGATCTCGAAGACCAAACGCTGGGAAGTGATCGCCGAATAAGGCGATCCTGCCAGTCAATCGAAACCGTGGGACGGGTTCCCACAGGTCGGGAGTAACCAAATGATCCAGATGCAGACCAATCTGGATGTCGCTGACAACTCCGGCGCACGCCGGGTGCAGTGCATCAAGGTCCTGGGTGGGTCCAAGCGCAAGTACGCTTCCGTCGGCGACATCATCGTGGTGTCGGTGAAGGAAGCCATTCCGCGCGGTCGCGTCAAGAAAGGCGACGTCCGCAAGGCCGTCGTCGTGCGCACCGCCAAGGAAGTCCGCCGCGAGGATGGCACCTCGATCCGCTTTGATCGTAACGCCGCCGTCATCCTGAACAACCAGGGCGAACCGGTCGGCACCCGTATCTTCGGGCCGGTCGTGCGCGAGCTGCGGGCGAAGAACTTCATGAAGATCATCTCGCTTGCTCCGGAGGTGCTGTAATGGCTGCAAAGCTCCGCAAAGGTGACAAGGTCATCGTGCTGACCGGCAAGGACAAGGGCCGTCAGGGCGAGATCACGCAGGTGATGCCGAAGGAAGGCAAGGCCGTTGTCGATGGCATCAACATCGCCATCCGCCACACCCGTCAGAGCCAGACCTCGCAGGGTGGGCGCATTCCCAAGGCAATGCCGATCCAGCTGTCGAACCTGGCGCTGGTCGATCCCAAGGAAGGCGGACCGACCCGTGTCGGCTTCCGCATGGAAGGCGACAAGAAAGTGCGCGTCGCCAAGAAATCGGGGACTGTGATCGATGCTTGATACCGCGACCTACACCCCCCGCCTGAAGTCGATCTATGCCGGGACCATCCGGCCCGCTCTTAAGGAAGAGTTCGGCTACAAGAACGACATGCAGATCCCCAAGCTCGAGAAGATCGTGCTGAACATGGGGATCGGCGAGGCCGTCTCCGACAGCAAGAAGATCAAGTCGGCGCATGACGATCTCATGAAGATCGCCGGCCAGAAGCCGGTCATCACCAAGGCGAAGAAGTCGATCGCCGGGTTCAAGCTGCGCGAGCAGATGCCCGTCGGTGTGAAGGTGACCCTGCGTGGCGACCGGATGTACGAATTCCTCGACCGCCTGGTGACCATCGCGATGCCCCGCATCCGCGACTTCCGCGGCGTTTCCGGCAAGAGCTTCGACAGCCGTGGCAACTACGCCATGGGCCTGAAGGAGCACATCGTGTTCCCCGAGATCAACTATGACCAGGTCGATGAGGTCTGGGGCATGGACATCGTTATCTGCACGTCCGCGAAGACCGACGCGGAAGCCAAGGCGCTGTTGAAGCATTTCAACATGCCCTTCTCGTCGTAAGCGCGGAGGAGATCGAACAATGGCGAAAGTCAGCATGATCGAGCGGCAGAAGAAGCGCGAGAAGCTGGTGGCCCGTTATGCCGCCAAGCGCGCCGCGCTGAAACAGATCGCTCTGAACGACGACCTGCCGATGGAAGAGCGTTTCAAGGCCCGCCTGAAACTGGCGAAGCTGCCGCGCAATTCCTCGGCGACCCGTCTGAACAACCGCTGCCAGGTGTCGGGCCGCCCCAAGGCCTATTACCGGAAGCTGAAGATGTCCCGTATCGCTCTGCGCGATCTGGCCTCCCGCGGAGAGATCCCGGGCATGGTCAAGTCGAGCTGGTAAGGAGGATTAGAGATGGCAATGAACGATCCTCTCGGCGATATGCTCACCCGCATCCGCAATGCGCAGATGCGGCACAAATCGACCGTGCGTACCCCGGCCTCCAAGGTCCGTGCCTGGGTGCTCGACGTGCTTCTGGCCGAGGGTTACATCCGCGGCTACGAGCCGGTGACCAGCGCTGCCGGTCATCCGGAGCTTGAAATCAGCCTGAAGTACTATGACGGCGAGCCGGTGATCCGCGAACTCAAGCGCGTATCCAAGCCGGGCCGCCGCGTGTATTCCGGTGTCCGCGAGATCCCGCAGGTCCGTCAGGGCCTGGGTGTGGCGATCGTCTCCACGCCCAAGGGTATCATGTCCGATGCACAGGCCCGCGCCGACAATGTCGGTGGCGAGGTTCTGTGCACCGTGTTCTGAGGAGGAGGCCATGTCTCGTATTGGGAAGAAACCGGTCGGGCTGCCCAGCGGCGTGACCGCCACGGTCTCCGGCCAGACCATCGAGGTGAAGGGGCCCAAGGGCGTCCGCAAGTTCACCGCGACGGACGATGTGGACATCAAGCTGGAGGAAGGCGCGGTCCGCGTCTCTCCGCGCGGCACGTCCAAGCGTGCCCGTCAGCAGTGGGGTACCTCGCGCACGCAGGTTCAGAACCTGGTTACCGGCGTGACCACCGGCTTCAAGAAAGAGCTGGAGATCAACGGTGTCGGTTATCGTGCAGCCGTACAGGGCAAGGTCCTGAAGCTGGCGCTTGGCTACAGCCACGACGTCGACTTCGAGATCCCCGCCGATGTGACCATTCAGGCGCCCAAGCCGACCGAAATAGTGATCGAGGGTATCGATCAGCAGATCGTGGGCCAGGTTGCCGCCAACATTCGTGCCTGGCGCGGGCCGGAGCCCTACAAGGGCAAGGGCATCAAGTACAAGGACGAGTTCATCTTCCGCAAGGAAGGCAAGAAGAAGTAAGGGCGCAAGGACATGGCAAACAGCAAACGTGATCTGTTCCGTACGCGCCGCATGCGCGTTCGCAGCAAGCTGCGGAAGACGTCCAATGGCCGTCCCCGCCTGAGCGTCCACCGCTCGTCCAAGAACATCTCGGTCCAGCTGATCGACGACGTTCAGGGCGTGACCCTTGCTTCCGCCTCCTCGCTGGAGAAGGAACTGGGCATCGTGGGCAAGAACAACGTCGAGGCTGCCGCGAAGATCGGCGCCGCCATCGCGGAGCGCGCCAGGAAGGCGGGCATCGAGGAGGTCTACTTCGACCGCGGCGGTTTCCTGTTTCACGGCAAGGTGAAGGCACTCGCCGACGCTGCCCGTGAAGGTGGTCTGAAATTCTGAGGAGCGACGAGAATGGCTAGAGAAGACAATCGCCGCGACCGTCGCGACCGCGACGAGACCCCCGAATTCGCAGACCGCCTGGTCGCGATCAACCGGGTGTCGAAAACGGTGAAGGGCGGCAAGCGCTTCGGCTTTGCGGCACTCGTCGTGGTTGGCGACCAGAAGGGCCGTGTCGGCTTCGGCAAGGGCAAGGCCAAGGAAGTGCCCGAGGCGATCCGCAAGGCGACCGAAGCGGCGAAGCGCGGCATGATCCGCGTTCCGCTGCGCGAGGGCCGCACGCTGCACCACGACATGCAGGGCCGTCACGGCGCCGGCAAGGTGGTGATGCGTACGGCGCCGGCCGGTACGGGGATCATCGCGGGCGGCCCGATGCGCGCCGTGTTCGAGATGCTTGGCATCCAGGACGTGGTGGCGAAATCGACGGGTTCGCAGAACCCCTACAACATGATCCGCGCCACCATCGACGGTCTGAAGAAGGAAGCCAGCCCCCGCCACGTCGCCGCGCGCCGTGGCAAGAAGGTGGCCGACATCCTGCCGAAGGCTGACGCCGCACCGGCCGCGGCCGAAACCGCGGAGGCCTGAGATCCATGGCAACCAAGAAGACCATAGTCGTCAAGCAGATCGGTTCGCCGATCCGCCGCCCCGAAGTCCAGCGCCAGACCCTGATCGGGCTGGGGCTGAACAAGATGCACAAGACCCGCGAGCTTGAGGATACGCCTGCCATCCGTGGCATGGTCGCCAAGATCCCGCACCTGGTCGAGATCATCGAAGAGCGGGGCTGAGGCCCAATCTGTTTCGGGCGGGCCCACGGCTCGCCCGTTTTACTGGCGCGGTTCCCCCGCGCCTTTCCGGTTCAACAAGTCGTGTCCACCCCATTCGACGCTGACGGGGTGCGTCCGGCAAAAGGAGAAGCGTCATGAAACTGAACGAACTTCGCGACAACGAAGGCGCCGCCCGCAAGAAGAAGCGCATCGCGCGTGGCCCCGGCTCGGGCAAGGGCAAGACCGCGGGCCGTGGTATCAAGGGTCAGAAATCGCGGTCGGGCGTTGCGATCAACGCTTACGAGGGTGGCCAGATGCCGCTCTACCAGCGGCTGCCCAAGCGCGGCTTCAACAAGCCGAACGCCAAGAAATTCGCCGTGGTGAACCTGTCGCTGCTTCAGAAGTTCGTCGACGCCGGCAAGATCGACGCCAAGGCTGCGGTGACCGAGGATGTGCTGGTTGCGAGTGGGCTCGTGCGGCGCAAGCTGGACGGTATCCGCCTGCTTGCCAAGGGCGAGATCACCTCGAAGCTGGATATCTCCGTCACCGGCGCCTCCAAGGCTGCCGTCGAGGCGGTCGAGAAGGCCGGCGGCAAGGTGACGCTGTCCGCGCCAGTGGCAGAAGCGGCCGCGGAATAAGGTTGTGGGGCCGCGCCCCACGCCTTACATCGATACCTGACAGTTTTCGCGCCGCTGAACGCTGACTGCGTTCCGCGGCGCCGTCTTGGGAGGCCAGCACATGGCATCAGCAGCGGAGCAGATGGCCGCCAACCTGAATTGGGCGTCCTTCGGCAAGGCAAAGGAACTGCAGGCGCGTATCTGGTTCGCGCTGGGGCTTCTGATCGTCTACCGGGTCGGGACCTATATCCCGGTGCCGGGGATCGACACCATCGAGCTTGCCCGTTTCTTCGAGCAGGCGCAGGGCGGCATCGGGGGCATGCTCAACATGTTCACCGGCGGCGCGGTCGGCCGCATGGCGATCTTTGCGCTGGGCATCATGCCCTACATTTCCGCTTCGATCATCGTGCAGCTCATGGCGGCCATGGTGCCCAGCCTGGAGCAGCTGAAGAAGGAAGGCGAGCAGGGCCGCCAGAAGCTGAACCAGTACACGCGCTACGGCACCGTCTTCCTGGCCGTTTTCCAGGCCTATGGCATCGCCGTCGGTCTGGAGGGGCAGGGCCTGGTGCTTGATCCGGGCTGGTTCTTCCGCGCTTCCTGCGTCATCACGCTGGTGGGTGGGACGATGTTCCTGCTGTGGCTGGGTGAGCAGATCACCGCCCGCGGCATCGGCAACGGGGTCTCGCTGATCATCTTCGTGGGCATCATCGCCGAGCTTCCCGCCGCGCTCGCGCAGTTCTTCAGCCAGGGCCGGTCCGGCGCGCTGAGCCCCGCCATCATCATCGGCATCCTGGTCATGGTCGTCGCGGTGATCATGTTCGTGGTGTTCATGGAGCGGGCGCTGCGCAAGATCCATATCCAGTATCCGCGCCGTCAGGTCGGCCAGAAGGTCTATGGCGGCGAGAGCAGCCACCTGCCGGTCAAGCTGAACCCCGCCGGCGTCATTCCCCCGATCTTCGCCTCGTCGCTGCTGCTTCTGCCGACGACGGTCGCCACCTTCTCGGGTGGCACGGGGACTGGCGTGATGAGCTGGGTGGCGGCCTATTTCGGCCGTGGCCAGCCGCTCTACCTGATCACGTTCACGGCGCTGATCGTCTTCTTCTGCTACTTCTACACGGCCAACGTATCCTTCAAGTCCGAGGATGTGGCCGACAACCTGAAGAAGCAGGGCGGCTTCGTTCCGGGTATCCGTCCGGGCGCGCGCACGGTGGACTACCTCGACTATGTCGTCAGTCGTCTGCTGGTGGTCGGCTCTGCCTATATTGCCGCGGTCTGCCTGTTGCCCGAAATTCTGATTTCGCAACTCGCGATCCCGTTCTACTTTGGCGGCACGTCGCTGCTGATCGTGGTCTCGGTGACGATGGATACGATAACGCAGGTCCAGTCCCACATGCTGGCGCACCAGTACGAAGGGCTGATCGAAAAATCGCGCCTGCGCAGCAAGGGACGGAAGAAGACTCGCCGATGAATATCATCCTTTTGGGACCGCCGGGTGCCGGCAAGGGCACCCAGGCACAGAAACTCGTGGCCGAACGTGGCATGGTCCAACTCTCGACCGGGGACATGTTGCGGGCCGCGCGGACATCGGGCACCGATCTGGGCGACCAGGTTGCCGAGATCATGGACAAGGGCGGCCTTGTTACCGATGCGATCGTCATCGGGCTGATCGAGGAACAGCTCGATGCCGGTGTCGGTGCGAATGGCATCATCTTCGACGGTTTCCCGCGGACCCTGGGCCAGGCCGATGCTCTCGGCCGCCTGCTGCTGTCCAAGGGCAAGACGCTCGACGCGGTGATCGAGATGAAAATCGGCGACGACGAGGAACTCGTCCGCCGCGTGTCTGGTCGCTACACCTGCGCCAATTGCGGGGCCGTCTATCACGACCAGACCCGCAAGCCGGCGAAGGAGGGCGTCTGCGATGCCTGCGGCAGCACAAGCTTCAAGCGTCGGCCGGACGACAATGCCGAGACGATGCGCACCCGGCTTCTGGCCTACTACAAGGACACATCGCCGCTGATCGGCTACTACTACGCCAAGGGCAGTCTCAGAAGCATCGACGGCCTGGGCGAGATCGATGCGGTGGCGGCGGCCGTTGCCGGCGCGATCGACAGCACGTCCTGAGATACCTGATGGGGGCTTGACAGGCCCCTCTCTATTCCTAATGTGCAACTTCTTCTGCAAGAACGAGTCGCGACCCGTCTTGCAGCCCGCGCCCGCCAGGCGTTCGTCCGGTGGGCATTTGTTGTGAAAAAAGGTTCTGGTGCTACGGAACCGCAACGAGACGGAGACTTGATTTGGCTCGTATCGCAGGGGTGAACATCCCCACCAACAAGCGCGTGCATGTCGCGCTGACCTATATCCACGGGATTGGCCCCGCCACCGCCAAGGAAATCTGCCAGGCCGTCGGTATCGACTCGGCCCGCCGCGTGAACGAGCTCTCGGACGCCGAGGTGCTTCAGGTGCGCGAGCATATCGACGCCAACTTCATGGTCGAGGGTGACCTGCGCCGCGAGCGTTCCATGAACATCAAGCGGCTGATGGACCTGGGCTGCTATCGCGGTCTGCGCCATCGCCGTGGTCTGCCGGTGCGCGGTCAGCGGACCCACACCAATGCCCGCACCCGCAAGGGCCCCGCCAAGCCGATCGCCGGCAAGAAGAAATAAGGGGGCAGGACAATGGCACGTGATACCAAGCTTCGGGCCAAGAAGAAGGTCAAGAAGAACATCACCGCAGGCGTCGCGCATGTGAACGCCAGCTTCAACAACACCAAGATCCTGATCGCCGACGTGCAGGGCAACGCCATTTCCTGGTCGTCTGCCGGCACGATGGGCTTCAAGGGGTCGCGCAAGTCCACGCCCTATGCCGCCCAGATGGCCGCCGAAGACGCCGGTCGCAAGGCGCAGGAACACGGCATGCGCACCCTCGAGGTCGAGGTGCAGGGGGCCGGCTCGGGCCGGGAAAGCGCACTGCGCGCCCTGTCGGCCGTCGGGTTCACCATCACGGCGATCCGTGACGTGACGCCGATCGCGCACAACGGCTGCCGTCCGCCGAAGCGCCGTCGCGTCTGACGCTGCGATTTTAGGGGGTCAGCGGAGCCATGTGCCCCGCTGGCCGTTCCTGTTTGAAAAGACCCTCGAGGGCGACCTCTCCCGGATCGGAGCGGCTCGCGAGAATGGAGGCCCGAACATGATCCACAAGAACTGGCAGGAACTTATCCGTCCCACGCAGCTTGACATCAAGCCAGGCGCTGATGCGCGGCGCATGGCCACCGCCATCGCCGAGCCGCTGGAGCGTGGCTTCGGCCTGACGCTCGGCAACGCGCTGCGGCGCGTGCTGCTGTCGTCGCTTCAGGGCGCCGCGATCACCAGCGTCCAGATCGACAACGTGCTGCACGAGTTTTCCAGCGTCGATGGCGTGCGCGAGGACGTGACCGACATCGTGCTGAACCTGAAGGGCGTGAGCCTGAAGATGGAAGTCGAAGGGCCGAAGCGCCTCTCGATCAGCAAGCAGGGGCCCGGCGTGGTCACCGCGGGCGACATCACCGAAACCAACGGCATCGAGATCCTGAACCGCGATCATGTGATCTGTCACCTCGACGAAGGTGCCTCGCTGTACATGGAACTGACGGTCGAGACCGGCAAAGGCTATGTCGCTGCCGACAAGAACCGCCCCGAGGATGCGCCGATCGGCATGATCTCGGTCGATGCGCTGTTCTCGCCGGTCAAGAAGGTCAGCTACAAGGTCGAGCCGACCCGCGAGGGCCAGGTGCTGGACTACGACAAGCTGACCCTGAGCGTGGAAACCGACGGATCGGTCACGCCCGAGGATGCCATCGCTTACGCCGCGCGGATCCTTCAGGACCAGCTGCAGGTCTTCGTCAACTTCGAGGAGCCGGAAGCTGCCGGCCGCGGCGAGGAAGAGGAAGAACTCGAGTTCAATCCGCTGCTGCTGAAGAAGGTGGACGAGCTGGAGCTTTCGGTGCGTTCGGCCAACTGCCTGAAGAACGACAACATCGTCTATATCGGCGACCTGATCCAGAAGACCGAAGCCGAGATGCTGCGCACCCCGAACTTCGGCCGCAAGTCGCTGAACGAGATCAAGGAAGTGCTGACCGGCATGGGTCTGCACCTGGGCATGGACATCGTCGACTGGCCGCCCGAGAACATCGAGGAACTGGCCAAGAAGTACGAGGACCAGTTCTGAAAAAGCCGCGCCCCGGGCCCATCGGCCCGGGGTGCATATCGACAAGATGGGCAATCCCGCCCCAAGGAGAGTGGACCCTTACGCAGGGCCACCGGACAAAGCATAAAGAAGGAACTTCATCATGCGTCACGGTAACGGCTACCGCAAACTGAACCGCACCCACGAGCATCGCAAGGCGATGTTCGCGAACATGGCCTGCTCGCTGCTCGAGCATGAGCAGATCAAGACCACCCTGCCCAAGGCCAAGGAACTGAAGCGCATCGCCGACAAGCTGATCACGCTGGGCAAGCGCGGCGACCTGCATGCGCGCCGTCTGGCCGCCTCCCGCCTCAAGCAGGATGCCGTCGTGGCGAAGCTGTTCGACACGCTGGGCCCGCGCTACAAGGAGCGCAATGGCGGCTATGTTCGCGTGCTGAAGGCCGGCTTCCGCTATGGCGACATGGCCCCGATGGCCATCATCGAACTCGTGGACCGCGATCCCGATGCGAAGGGCGCCTCTGACCGGGCCCGCCTCGCCGCCGAGGAAGCCGCAGAGGAGTGATCCTCGCCGCGCCGCGCCGATTGCAAGGCCGCCCGCCCGGGCGGCCTTTGTCTTTTGGGCCGGCGGTTGACGCCCCGATCCGGGGTGCACATATCCGGCCCAACCGGACTTCCTGTCGCGAGCATCGCAACATGACCCGCCTTCTGCTGACAGTCGCGCTGATCCTCGGCCTTTCGGTCGCGCCCGTCGCCAGCGCGCAGGAGCGCGTGCCCGCATCGCGCGAGGAAATCACCCTCAGCTACGCGCCGGTGGTGCGCCAGACCGTGCCCGCGGTCGTGAACATCTACGCCTCGCGGTTGGTGCCGACGCGGGTCAGCCCCTTTGCCGGCGATCCGTTCTTCGAGCAGTTCTTCGGAAATCGCACTGTCCCCCGGGTGCAGAATGCGCTTGGCTCGGGCGTGATCCTGGGCGAGGACGGGATCGTGGTGTCGAACTTCCACGTTGTGGGCGACGCGACAGAGATCCGGGTGGTCCTGTCCGACCGGCGCGAATTCGATGCCCGCGTCCTGCTGGCAGACGAGGCGCGCGACATCGCAGTCCTTCAGATCGAGGCGGATGTGCCCCTGCCGTTCCTGGAGTTCGCGGACAGCGACGCGGCCGAGGTGGGCGACCTGGTGCTGGCGATCGGCAATCCGTTCGGCGTGGGACAGACGGTCACGAGTGGCATCGTCTCGGGCCTGGCGCGAACGCTGGCATCCGAGGCGACGGCGCAGGCCTACTACATCCAGACCGATGCGGCGATCA from Halovulum dunhuangense encodes:
- the rpsE gene encoding 30S ribosomal protein S5; the protein is MAREDNRRDRRDRDETPEFADRLVAINRVSKTVKGGKRFGFAALVVVGDQKGRVGFGKGKAKEVPEAIRKATEAAKRGMIRVPLREGRTLHHDMQGRHGAGKVVMRTAPAGTGIIAGGPMRAVFEMLGIQDVVAKSTGSQNPYNMIRATIDGLKKEASPRHVAARRGKKVADILPKADAAPAAAETAEA
- the rplX gene encoding 50S ribosomal protein L24 translates to MAAKLRKGDKVIVLTGKDKGRQGEITQVMPKEGKAVVDGINIAIRHTRQSQTSQGGRIPKAMPIQLSNLALVDPKEGGPTRVGFRMEGDKKVRVAKKSGTVIDA
- the rpsC gene encoding 30S ribosomal protein S3, which encodes MGHKVNPIGLRLQVNRTWDSRWYADQKEYGQLLHEDLAIRAYIRKNASQAGISRVVIERPHKKCRVTIHAARPGVIIGKKGADIEALRKKLADFTKSELHLNIVEVRKPEIDAALVAENIGQQLERRVSFRRAMKRAVQNAMRMGALGIRVNVAGRLGGAEIARTEWYREGRVPLHTLRADIDYAHYEAKTAYGIIGIKVWIFKGEIMEHDPQARDRRQSELQEGGGRPARR
- the rpmC gene encoding 50S ribosomal protein L29; this translates as MDATELRGQTPDELRKQLESLKKEAFNLRFQAATGQLENTARMRVVRRNVARVKTILNEKAAAAAQEA
- the rpsN gene encoding 30S ribosomal protein S14 — its product is MAKVSMIERQKKREKLVARYAAKRAALKQIALNDDLPMEERFKARLKLAKLPRNSSATRLNNRCQVSGRPKAYYRKLKMSRIALRDLASRGEIPGMVKSSW
- the rplP gene encoding 50S ribosomal protein L16, yielding MLSPKRTKFRKQHKGRIHGEAKGGFDLNFGAFGLKATEPERITARQIEAARRAITRHMKRQGRVWIRIFPDVPVSKKPTEVRMGKGKGSVEYWAAKVKPGRIMFELDGVPEDVAKEALRLAAMKLPIKCRFVQREDW
- the rpsQ gene encoding 30S ribosomal protein S17; its protein translation is MPKRILQGTVTSDKNAQTVTVSVERRFTHPVLKKTIRKSKKYRAHDANDQFKVGDVVRIRECAPISKTKRWEVIAE
- the rplR gene encoding 50S ribosomal protein L18 translates to MANSKRDLFRTRRMRVRSKLRKTSNGRPRLSVHRSSKNISVQLIDDVQGVTLASASSLEKELGIVGKNNVEAAAKIGAAIAERARKAGIEEVYFDRGGFLFHGKVKALADAAREGGLKF
- the rplE gene encoding 50S ribosomal protein L5 yields the protein MLDTATYTPRLKSIYAGTIRPALKEEFGYKNDMQIPKLEKIVLNMGIGEAVSDSKKIKSAHDDLMKIAGQKPVITKAKKSIAGFKLREQMPVGVKVTLRGDRMYEFLDRLVTIAMPRIRDFRGVSGKSFDSRGNYAMGLKEHIVFPEINYDQVDEVWGMDIVICTSAKTDAEAKALLKHFNMPFSS
- the rplV gene encoding 50S ribosomal protein L22, yielding MGKEKNPRRVADNEAMAVSRMLRTSPQKLNLVAAMIRGKPVAKALNDLTFSKKRIAEDVKKTLQSAIANAENNHNLDVDELVVAEAFVGKNLVMKRGRPRARGRYGKILKPFSQVTIKVRQVEEQA
- the rplN gene encoding 50S ribosomal protein L14 — translated: MIQMQTNLDVADNSGARRVQCIKVLGGSKRKYASVGDIIVVSVKEAIPRGRVKKGDVRKAVVVRTAKEVRREDGTSIRFDRNAAVILNNQGEPVGTRIFGPVVRELRAKNFMKIISLAPEVL
- the rpmD gene encoding 50S ribosomal protein L30; the protein is MATKKTIVVKQIGSPIRRPEVQRQTLIGLGLNKMHKTRELEDTPAIRGMVAKIPHLVEIIEERG
- the rpsH gene encoding 30S ribosomal protein S8, with amino-acid sequence MAMNDPLGDMLTRIRNAQMRHKSTVRTPASKVRAWVLDVLLAEGYIRGYEPVTSAAGHPELEISLKYYDGEPVIRELKRVSKPGRRVYSGVREIPQVRQGLGVAIVSTPKGIMSDAQARADNVGGEVLCTVF
- the rpsS gene encoding 30S ribosomal protein S19 — its product is MARSVWKGPFVDSYVLKKAEKARESGRNEVIKIWSRRSTILPQFVGLTFGVYNGQKHIPVSVTEDMIGQKFGEYSPTRTYYGHAADKKAKRK
- the rplO gene encoding 50S ribosomal protein L15, which produces MKLNELRDNEGAARKKKRIARGPGSGKGKTAGRGIKGQKSRSGVAINAYEGGQMPLYQRLPKRGFNKPNAKKFAVVNLSLLQKFVDAGKIDAKAAVTEDVLVASGLVRRKLDGIRLLAKGEITSKLDISVTGASKAAVEAVEKAGGKVTLSAPVAEAAAE
- the rplF gene encoding 50S ribosomal protein L6, with protein sequence MSRIGKKPVGLPSGVTATVSGQTIEVKGPKGVRKFTATDDVDIKLEEGAVRVSPRGTSKRARQQWGTSRTQVQNLVTGVTTGFKKELEINGVGYRAAVQGKVLKLALGYSHDVDFEIPADVTIQAPKPTEIVIEGIDQQIVGQVAANIRAWRGPEPYKGKGIKYKDEFIFRKEGKKK